The nucleotide window TCTGAAAAGCAAAGATGCCAATCTGACCTCATTCGATGCAGATCATGCGTGGGCACCTGTGCTCCACATCGGTGCAGAAGCGAACATCAACCGCGACTGGTTCGTCAGCTTTGATATCCGAAAACTTTATCTGAAAACAGATGCATCGGGGTTTCTTGGGCCTCAAGTTGCTACAGCCCGCGTAACGTTGAATCCGCTGCTAACCTCGATTGCGATTGGCCGGAGATTCTGATCGGTCCACATTGATTCCCAAATTCTGTTTGCATCACCATTTTCAAGGGAAATTTTAATGACAAGAAAGACGAACAAAGCGGTGCGCCTGACTGCCGCGGATATTCAAGGCGCATGGGTCATCATGCCGACCCCGTCCACGCCGGATGCCTCGGACTGGCGCAGCACGCACACGGTCGATCTCGACGAGACGGCCCGGATTGTCGAGGAGTTGATTGCGGCCGGCGTCAATGGCATTCTGAGCCACGGCACCTTTGGCGAATGCGCGACGCTGACGTGGGAGGAGAAGCGGGATTTTGTTTCAACGGTCGTGGAAACCGCGCGCGGTCGAGTGCCCTACTTCTGCGGCACAACGGCCTTGAATACCCGTGAAGTCATACGCCAGACCCGCGAATTGATCGACATTGGCGCCCAAGGAACAATGCTCGGCGTGCCGATGTGGGTGAAGATGGATCTGCCTACTGCCGTGCAATTTTATCGCGATGTGGCGGAAGCAGTGCCAGATGCAGCCATCGCTGTCTACGCCAACCCGGAGGCTTTCAAATTTGATTTTCCTCGCCCGTTTTGGGCCGAAATGTCCAAAATCCCGCAGGTTGTCACAGCCAAGTACTTGGGCATCGGGATGCTGGACTTGGATCTGAAATTGGCCCCAAATATTCGCTTCCTTCCGCATGAGGATGACTACTACGCTGCGGCCCGGATCAATCCCGAGCGCATGACTGCTTTCTGGTCTAGCGGTTCCATGTGCGGCCCAGCGACCGCCCTTGTGCTGCGCGATGAGGTGGTAAAGGCCAAAAATACAGGTGATTGGGCCAAGGCCAAGGCTATTTCAGATGACATGCGCGCAGCCGATGCCACACTGTTTCCACGCGGCGATTTCTCGGAATTCTCGAAATACAACATTGGTCTCGAAAAAGCACGAATGGACGAGGCGGGTTGGCTCAAAGCGGGGCCGTGCCGGCCACCCTATACGCTGGTACCAGATGAATACCTTGCAGGTGCTCGAAAATCAGGCAACGCCTGGGCCGCACTGCATACCAAGTACGCCGAGGAATTGAAGAAAACCAAAACGGCAACCGGCTCGAAAAAGAAGTGAGGCGAGGCCAGGTCCTGAGTCAGATATCTCCGATCAGCAAAGCTGGCTGATCTGGGCGTCCTCTGGATTGGAGGAATCGGCGAGTATCAAATATGCGAGTACGCCGTAAAAGCGCCAAGAGCGCGGGATGTGGCGCTTGCCCTGAAGCAGCTCCACATTTCTGCCGTCTTTTTTTGGGAGAGCCTGAGCATGATGGTTGATTTTTATTTCGATTTTTTGAGCCCCTTTTCGTACCTGGCAAACCACCGTTTGTCGGTGCTAGCGGGGCGTTATGGATTCCCCATCCAGTATCACGCCATTGATTTGGCGCGAGCAAAGACGGCCATTGGCAACATCGGGCCGTCCAAT belongs to Sphingobium sp. JS3065 and includes:
- a CDS encoding dihydrodipicolinate synthase family protein, coding for MTRKTNKAVRLTAADIQGAWVIMPTPSTPDASDWRSTHTVDLDETARIVEELIAAGVNGILSHGTFGECATLTWEEKRDFVSTVVETARGRVPYFCGTTALNTREVIRQTRELIDIGAQGTMLGVPMWVKMDLPTAVQFYRDVAEAVPDAAIAVYANPEAFKFDFPRPFWAEMSKIPQVVTAKYLGIGMLDLDLKLAPNIRFLPHEDDYYAAARINPERMTAFWSSGSMCGPATALVLRDEVVKAKNTGDWAKAKAISDDMRAADATLFPRGDFSEFSKYNIGLEKARMDEAGWLKAGPCRPPYTLVPDEYLAGARKSGNAWAALHTKYAEELKKTKTATGSKKK